The following DNA comes from Reinekea thalattae.
GCGCTCGACTCTAGTTTTTTACACGGCATTACTCGAGATTCTTTACTAACCTTAGCTGCCGATATGGGCATGAAGGTCAGCGAGCGAGAACTGACGGTTGAGGAATTATTAGAGCGCGCTGCGAAACCAAATTGTGAAGCGGCTTTGTCTGGTACGGCTGCGGTATTAGCACCGGTTGGCACCCTGATTCATGATGGTAAAGACTATGCGGTCGGTTCTGCTCAAGAAGGGCCGACAACTAAGAAGCTGCGTCAGGCGTTAAATGATATTCAATGGGGCTTGGCAGAAGATAAGTTTGGCTGGTTAACGAAGGTTTAACTTTAATCAGTTATAACGTTGGTTAGGTATGGCTTTGGTCAGGTGCTAAATCTGGCCTGGCGTTAAATAGGCAAGATGCCGTTTAGGCATCTTGCAAGCCTGCTTTCTCGACTATAACGTGGCTTAGCTTTTATAAATGGCTGAAGCGAATGATGTTAGAAAGCTTAGGGTTAGGCTCATCAGCGGCTTTTAAAAGCAGTGCTACGTGGCCAATGGTTTGCACTAATTCCGCACCGCTTTGCTGTACTAGGGCGGTAATCATTGCTTTTTTATCGTCACGATCTTCAGCGACAACCTTTACTTTTATTAACTCATGATCATCCAGCGCACGGTTGATTTCAGCCATAACAGTATCTGTTAAGCCCTTTTCACCGACGGTGACGATTGGATTTAACTTATGGCCTATTGTGCGTAAACGCTTTTTTTGTTCCTGTTTCAAACTCATAATGGGTGTTTCTCGTTTTTACTTTAATTGCATTGCGGCCATTGTACGTTAGATGCTCGCAAATCACTAAAGAGGATTTACAGTGGCTCGGCCAAAGAATAGTCAGGATTGGCTTAAAGAACACTTTGATGACAAATATGTCCAGATGGCGAAGCAGGATGGCTATCGCAGTCGAGCAAGCTATAAACTGCTTGAAATCAGTGATAAGTATCAGCTCATCAAACCCGGCATGACCGTGGTCGACTTAGGTTCTGCGCCGGGCGGTTGGTCACAGGTAGCGGCTCGTTTAGTCGGCGATCATGGTCGTGTGGTGGCCTCGGATATTCTAGAGATGGATTCAATCGCCGATGTTGAGTTTATTCAGGGTGATTTCACCGAAGAATCGGTTTATAGCGAGCTGTTAGAGCGTATTGGTGATCGTCCTGTTGACCTTGTAATTTCTGACATGGCCCCCAATATGAGCGGAAACGCTGTAATCGATCAGCCGGCTGCCATGTATTTGGTTGAGTTAGCGCTTGATATGGCACAATCTATCCTGAAGCCCAACGGTGCCTTTGTCGCTAAGGTGTTTCATGGCGAAAGTTTTGACGAATACGTCAAGACGGTAAGGCAACACTTTACAAAGGTAGTGATGCGTAAACCAGATGCATCTAGACCGAGATCCCGCGAGACTTATGTCGTTGCGACTGGTTATAAAAATTAAGCAAGCACGCAAGCGTTTGTGTGAGAAGGTGAAAATTGAACGATATGGCTAAGAATTTAATTTTATGGGTGATTATCGCAGTTGTATTGATTGCGGTGTTTAACAACTTCGATATGTCGACCAATGCCGAACAGGTCAGCTACTCGCGCTTTGTTCAGCAGGTTGAGCAGGATCAGGTACGTTCTGTGACCTACACTGGGCTTAATATTCGCGGTGAATTACGTGATGGCTCAAGCTTTGCCACGACGCGTCCAGAATACAGCGACCCTAACGTACTGATCGGTGAAATGATCGACCACGGTGTCGATGTATCCGTTCAGCCACCAGAGCAACCCAGTATCTGGACTCAGCTCTTTTTAGCAGCATTCCCTATTTTGATCATTTTGGGCGTATTCATGTTTTTTATGCGCCAAATGCAAGGTGGCGCGGGCGGTGGTAAAGGCGGCCCAATGAGCTTTGGTAAGAGCAAGGCTCGCTTACTCAGTGAAGATCAGATTAACACCACCTTTAAAGATGTCGCTGGTGTTGATGAAGCGAAAGAAGATGTTCAAGAGTTGGTCGACTTTTTACGTGACCCCGGCAAATACCAGCGACTCGGCGGTAAGATTCCGCGCGGCGTTTTAATGGTTGGTCAGCCAGGTACAGGTAAAACCTTACTTGCGAAAGCTATCGCTGGTGAAGCTAAGGTTCCGTTCTTCTCAATTTCAGGTTCTGACTTTGTTGAAATGTTTGTCGGTGTCGGTGCTTCTCGTGTGCGCGACATGTTCGAGCAGGCTAAAAAGCAAGCGCCTTGTATTATCTTTATCGACGAAATCGATGCCGTTGGTCGCTCTCGTGGCGCAGGTATTGGCGGCGGTAACGACGAACGCGAACAAACACTTAACCAGCTACTGGTTGAGATGGATGGCTTTGAAGTTAACGACGGCATTATCGTCATTGCTGCAACTAACCGCCCAGATGTATTGGACCCAGCGCTAAAACGTCCAGGTCGATTCGACCGTGAAGTGGTTGTAGGCTTGCCAGATGTTCGTGGCCGTGAGCAAATTTTAAAAGTTCATATGCGTAAAGTGCCTGTTGGTGATGATGTGGATGCTTCGGTTATTGCGCGTGGAACGCCAGGCTTTTCTGGTGCCGATCTAGCTAACCTGATTAACGAAGCGGCGTTGTTTGCTGCGCGTCTGAATCGACGTGTCGTTACCGCCGAAGAAATCGATAAGGCTAAAGATAAAATCACCATGGGCGCAGAGCGCAAAAACAAGGTGATGAGCGAAGAAGATAAGTTGAACACGGCTTATCACGAATCAGGCCATGCAATTGTTGCTTATTTAGCGAAAGAGTCTGACCCGATTCATAAGGTGACTATTATTCCGCGTGGGCAGGCGTTAGGCTTTGTTCAGCAGTTACCGGAAGCCGATCAGGTTGGTTACAGTCGACAATATTTGTTAACCCGCATTACCATTGCTTATGGTGGTCGTATCGCAGAAGAAATGACGGTTGGTTGGGATGGCGCAACGACCGGCGCTTCTCAAGATATTAGCTATGCAACCGGTTTAGCTCGCCAGATGGTGACTAAGTGGGGCTTCTCAAAAGAAGCAGGCCCGGTTTTGTATGAAAAAGAAAATCAGTCATATCTTGGTAGCAGCGGCGGCACGTCCGACTTCTCTCCGGAGACGATGACAAAAATCGATGCAGAGGTTCGTAAAATCCTGACTGATTGCTACGATCATGCGAAGTCCATCTTGGAAGAAAACCGAGACAAGCTTGAAACCATGACTAAAGCCTTGATGGAATATGAAACAATTTTCCCAGAGCAAATAGAAGACATCATGGCAGGCAGAGAGCCGGGCAAGCCAAAAGGCTGGGAAGATCGAGATGCGGCGAAAGCCCCAGAGTCAGAGCCTGCGGAAGATAGCGCAAGCGATTCAAAAGATGACTCGCCTACACAGCACTGATCTACATAGGTTATTATTCAAAGTCGGCTTAGGCCGACTTTTTTGTTGTAAGGTTTGGTGAATGAGCATGTTTAAATTTAAGGATCGGCAACTCAGTTTGGATCAGTCCCATGTTATGGGGATTCTAAACGTGACGCCGGATTCTTTTTCCGATGGCGGCCAGCATAAGCATTTAGATGATGCACTTGTGCGTGCCGAGCAGATGGTTGCCGAAGGCGCGGCCTTTATTGATGTTGGCGGTGAAAGTACTCGGCCTGGAGCTGAACCAGTATCGCTGCAACAAGAAATGGACCGAGTATTGCCGGTGGTTGAAGCATTAGCCAGTCGTGTTGATGCGTTAATTTCAGTGGATTCCAGCTCTGCTGCGGTCATGACAGAGTCTGCCAAATTGGGTGCGCACCTGATTAATGACGTCCGTGCGCTGCAACGTGAAGGTGCTCTGCAGGCGGCAGCATCGACCGGCTTGCCTATCTGTTTAATGCATAAGCAGGGTGAGCCAGTAAACATGCAGGATAACCCAGAATACGAAAACATCATTAGTGACGTTGCCGAGTTCTTTCAGCAGCGTATCAATGCTTGTCACCATGTTGGTATTGATACGGATAGACTGATTCTTGACCCCGGCTTTGGATTTGGTAAACGCTTAGAACATAACCTGTTACTACTGAATCGATTGTCAGATATTCAAGTCGATCAGTTGCCTTTATTGGTGGGAATGTCGCGTAAAACCATGATTGGCGATGTATTAAATAAACCGGTTGATCAACGCCTGTATGGTAGCCTTGCGCTTGCAGCGGCGGCGGTTATGAAGGGCGCTTGGATTGTCCGTGTTCATGATGTCGCCGAAACGGTCGATACGGTACGGATGATTAACGCAGTTAAGCAAGAGCACGTTATTTAGGAGAGCCATTGGTATGGCAAAAGCAAAAAAATATTTTGGTACTGATGGTATTCGCGGAGAAGTGGGCAAGGGTGTTATTACGCCGGAATTTGTTCTCAAGTTAGGTTGGGCGGCTGGGCGAGTCTTTTCTCGCAATGGTCGCGGTAAAATACTAATAGGCAAGGATACTCGTATTTCAGGCTACATGTTTGAAACGGTACTTGAGTCGGGCTTGGCGGCTGCGGGTTGTAACAGTTTAATGGTTGGGCCAATGCCGACACCGGCGATTGCTTATTTAACTCGGACGTTTCATGCCGATGCAGGCATCGTTATCTCTGCATCTCATAACCCATTTTATGATAATGGCATTAAATTTTTCTCAGCCGACGGTACGAAATTACCCGATGAAGTTGAGTTTGCTATTGAAAAAGAATTACAGCAGGAAATGCAGTGCGCGCCGAGTGCTGAACTCGGTAAGGTACGCCGTATTGTCGATGCTAATGGTCGTTACGTTGAATACTGCAAGTCGACCTCTGGTTATTTAAATTTAGATCAGCTCACCATCGTTTTGGATTGTGCTAATGGCGCAACCTACGATATCGCACCAAAGGTGTTTCGTGAACTTGGCGCAACGGTTCATTTAATCGGTGTTGAGCCGAATGGTTTGAACATTAACGAAGGCGTCGGTTCGACGCATCCAGCGGCGCTGCAAAAGGCGGTGTTAGAGCATAAGGCTGATCTTGGTATCGCTTTCGATGGCGATGGCGACCGACTATTAATGGTTGATCATCAAGGCCACATCGTTGATGGTGATGAATTGCTTTACATCATTGCCAAGCATCTTAAAGCTAAGGGAATTGTCAGCGGCGGAATCGTTGGTACGCTGATGACTAACTTAGGTTTGGAAGTGGCATTGAAAAAGCTCGATTTAGAGCTGGTTCGCGCCAATGTCGGTGATCGCTACGTCATGGAGCAGCTTAATCAGCGAGGCTGGATGATTGGTGGTGAGAACTCTGGTCATCTTGTGTGTAAGCATGTCTCGACCACAGGCGATGGCATTGTGTCTGCGTTGCAGGTGCTTTGTGCATTGGCAGAAAGCGATCAGACCTTAGCGCAAGCTAAGTCAGATATGCGAAAATATCCGCAGGTTATGATCAATGTTAAATTGCCTAAAAAGCAGGATGTGTTAGCCTTGCCAACAGTGCAGAAGGCCGTTGAGCATGCTGAGGCAGAATTAGCAGATCGCGGTCGAGTGTTACTGCGCCCTTCCGGCACGGAACCTGTTGTTCGGGTTATGGTCGAAGGGGAAGATATTTCGACGGTCAAAGTAGTGTGCGAGGCATTAGCCAAAGAAGTCGAAGCAGCTGTCATTACTTAACTACCTAATCGATTGATTTAACAATAATTTTAATATAAATCTCGGGTGCTTTTTCGGAGCTAATACTTGCTCCGAAACTTTAAAATAAGTAAACTCTGCGCCCGCTCGAAGGAGGCAAGTTTATGCGACGCTTACTCGTAGCAGCGAATTGGAAGATGAACGGCAGTAAAGAATCTAATGCTTTATTGCTCAATGCTTTTAAAGCCGGGTTCGATGGCTCAGCGGATACAGCAATTTTTCCGCCCGCCGTTTACGTTCCTCAATTGAGTGAAGAATTAGCAGGCACATCCATCGCCTATGGTATTCAAAATGCGCACTTCGAAAAGAGCGGCGCGTTTACCGGTGAGTTAAGTATGGATATGGCGAAAGATTTTGGTTGCCAGTATGTATTGGTTGGCCATTCTGAACGTCGTGAAATTTTCGGTGAGACCGATGCCGACGTTGCCAAAAAAGTCGCAGCGATTTTAGCCGCAGGCCTGATTCCGATGTTGTGTATCGGTGAGACTCTTGAGCAAAGAGAGTCCGGTATTACTGAACAGGTTTGTGAGCAGCAGGTTGGTGCTGTTTTAGAAAAGGTCGGCATTGCCGCTTTCGAAAAAATAGTTATAGCCTACGAGCCAGTTTGGGCGATTGGCACCGGTAAGACGGCCACGCCAGAGCAGGCTCAAGATGTACATGCGTTTATTCGCGCTTATCTTGCCAAGAGTGATCAGGCTGTAGCGGATAAAACACGGATTTTATATGGTGGCAGTGTTAAAGCTGCCAGTGCTGGTGCGTTATTTGGCCAGCCGGATATCGATGGCGGCCTAGTTGGTGGTGCATCGTTAATAGCAGATGAATTCGTAGCGATCTGTAATGCTACGCAAGGGTAATCAAAATGTTATATGAAAATTTAGTTCTGTTGGTGCATGTGTTACTGGCTATTGGTGTGATTGGTTTTGTGCTAATCCAGCGTGGCAAGGGTGCTGAAGCTGGTGCTTCTTTCGGCGGTGGTGCATCTCAGACTGTCTTCGGTTCGGGCGGTAGTGGTAATTTCTTAACCCGTATGACAGCTATTTTAGTTGCGGGCTTCTTTGTTACCAGTCTTGCGTTGGCTTATGTTGCAAAGCAAAAAGCCGATGCTTTATCTGACATCAATATCCCTGCAACTGAGTTGCCGATTGAGTCCGATACTGTAACGACTGAACAGCCAGCTTCTGCGTTACCTGCAGAGTAAGCTGTAGCTCAAAGCGCTGCATTGCAGCGCTAAAGATCAGAGCTAAGAAAAGTTTAAGCCGACGTGGTGAAATTGGTAGACACGCCACCTTGAGGGGGTGGTGGGCGCAAGCCCGTGCTAGTTCGAATCTAGTCGTCGGCACCATTATTGAAAAGGCCTGTTTACAGGCTTTTTTTATGGCTAAACGCCTTGCATGAAATAGGCGTCATCCGTATAATTCGCGCGGTTTTATACGGACGCATGTTGGTTTTATACGCGTTTGTGGTGCAAGTGTTGATGCGGGGTGGAGCAGCCTGGTAGCTCGTCGGGCTCATAACCCGAAGGTCGTCGGTTCAAATCCGGCCCCCGCTACCAATTTACGGCACCGTTCAGTCGAGGTTTTGGCTGGATCGCACGAATGATGTTACTCGTGCGGAGGGATACCGGGGTATCTCTTAAAATTTAGATTCTTTAAGCCCCTCAATGCAGGGGCTTTTTGGTTTTTAGGGTGTAAGAATATTTTGATCTGTTCGTCATAGCGGGCAGTTACATTTATTTTCTGGATGCGGACGAATTTAAGTGGCAAAAGTAGATGAATTAACAACCCTGATTGAGCCGGTTGTCTCCGGTATGGGTTTTGAATTGTGGGGTATCGAGTATTTGCGCAATGGTAAATTTTCTACCTTGCGTATCTATATCGACCACGAAAACGGTATTGATGTAGACCACTGTGCTGAAGTGAGTCGACAGGTCAGTGCGGTAATGGATGTTGAAGATCCGATTACCAATAACTATACGCTAGAGGTTTCCTCGCCAGGTATGGATCGGCCACTGTTTAAGTTGGAACAATACCAGCACAGCATTAATGAGTGGGTAGAGATTAAATTACGCCATGCGTTTGAGGGTCGTAAAAACTTTAAAGGCGTTATTACCGGCGTTGAAGGCGATGAGGTCGTTGTCCAAGTCGATAACGAAGAGTTTTTGTTGCCTATTGAGAGTATAGAACGAGGACGGATTATTCCGAACTTTAGCTAATTATAGAGTTAGTTAATTTGATAGTTCGATAGTTCGTTTAGCTGTGCGATATAGCCGCTTTTTGGTGTAACGCACACACATATTTAACTTAGTGTTTTTGATTAGCCTTAGGTTATCAGCCAGATAACGATGGTCTTGGTCAAAAATGAAATGTCAGAATTTTTAATGAGCGAAAGGCTCAATTGATTGAAAGGGGCTGAAACGATGAGCAAAGAACTACTCCTAGTCGTAGATGCAGTTGCAAACGAAAAGGGTGTTTCACGCGAAGTTATTTTTGATGCGATGGAACAGGCTTTAGCAATGGCTGCAAAAAAGCGTCTAGATGACGAGGGAGAGACTGATGTCTATGTCGTCATTGACCGAAAAACCGGTGAATACGAAACCTTTCAACGGTGGGAGGTCGTGGCAGATGATGTTGTCGCGATCCTAGGTTCT
Coding sequences within:
- the yhbY gene encoding ribosome assembly RNA-binding protein YhbY, which encodes MSLKQEQKKRLRTIGHKLNPIVTVGEKGLTDTVMAEINRALDDHELIKVKVVAEDRDDKKAMITALVQQSGAELVQTIGHVALLLKAADEPNPKLSNIIRFSHL
- the rlmE gene encoding 23S rRNA (uridine(2552)-2'-O)-methyltransferase RlmE, encoding MARPKNSQDWLKEHFDDKYVQMAKQDGYRSRASYKLLEISDKYQLIKPGMTVVDLGSAPGGWSQVAARLVGDHGRVVASDILEMDSIADVEFIQGDFTEESVYSELLERIGDRPVDLVISDMAPNMSGNAVIDQPAAMYLVELALDMAQSILKPNGAFVAKVFHGESFDEYVKTVRQHFTKVVMRKPDASRPRSRETYVVATGYKN
- the ftsH gene encoding ATP-dependent zinc metalloprotease FtsH, which gives rise to MAKNLILWVIIAVVLIAVFNNFDMSTNAEQVSYSRFVQQVEQDQVRSVTYTGLNIRGELRDGSSFATTRPEYSDPNVLIGEMIDHGVDVSVQPPEQPSIWTQLFLAAFPILIILGVFMFFMRQMQGGAGGGKGGPMSFGKSKARLLSEDQINTTFKDVAGVDEAKEDVQELVDFLRDPGKYQRLGGKIPRGVLMVGQPGTGKTLLAKAIAGEAKVPFFSISGSDFVEMFVGVGASRVRDMFEQAKKQAPCIIFIDEIDAVGRSRGAGIGGGNDEREQTLNQLLVEMDGFEVNDGIIVIAATNRPDVLDPALKRPGRFDREVVVGLPDVRGREQILKVHMRKVPVGDDVDASVIARGTPGFSGADLANLINEAALFAARLNRRVVTAEEIDKAKDKITMGAERKNKVMSEEDKLNTAYHESGHAIVAYLAKESDPIHKVTIIPRGQALGFVQQLPEADQVGYSRQYLLTRITIAYGGRIAEEMTVGWDGATTGASQDISYATGLARQMVTKWGFSKEAGPVLYEKENQSYLGSSGGTSDFSPETMTKIDAEVRKILTDCYDHAKSILEENRDKLETMTKALMEYETIFPEQIEDIMAGREPGKPKGWEDRDAAKAPESEPAEDSASDSKDDSPTQH
- the folP gene encoding dihydropteroate synthase, whose protein sequence is MSMFKFKDRQLSLDQSHVMGILNVTPDSFSDGGQHKHLDDALVRAEQMVAEGAAFIDVGGESTRPGAEPVSLQQEMDRVLPVVEALASRVDALISVDSSSAAVMTESAKLGAHLINDVRALQREGALQAAASTGLPICLMHKQGEPVNMQDNPEYENIISDVAEFFQQRINACHHVGIDTDRLILDPGFGFGKRLEHNLLLLNRLSDIQVDQLPLLVGMSRKTMIGDVLNKPVDQRLYGSLALAAAAVMKGAWIVRVHDVAETVDTVRMINAVKQEHVI
- the glmM gene encoding phosphoglucosamine mutase translates to MAKAKKYFGTDGIRGEVGKGVITPEFVLKLGWAAGRVFSRNGRGKILIGKDTRISGYMFETVLESGLAAAGCNSLMVGPMPTPAIAYLTRTFHADAGIVISASHNPFYDNGIKFFSADGTKLPDEVEFAIEKELQQEMQCAPSAELGKVRRIVDANGRYVEYCKSTSGYLNLDQLTIVLDCANGATYDIAPKVFRELGATVHLIGVEPNGLNINEGVGSTHPAALQKAVLEHKADLGIAFDGDGDRLLMVDHQGHIVDGDELLYIIAKHLKAKGIVSGGIVGTLMTNLGLEVALKKLDLELVRANVGDRYVMEQLNQRGWMIGGENSGHLVCKHVSTTGDGIVSALQVLCALAESDQTLAQAKSDMRKYPQVMINVKLPKKQDVLALPTVQKAVEHAEAELADRGRVLLRPSGTEPVVRVMVEGEDISTVKVVCEALAKEVEAAVIT
- the tpiA gene encoding triose-phosphate isomerase; protein product: MRRLLVAANWKMNGSKESNALLLNAFKAGFDGSADTAIFPPAVYVPQLSEELAGTSIAYGIQNAHFEKSGAFTGELSMDMAKDFGCQYVLVGHSERREIFGETDADVAKKVAAILAAGLIPMLCIGETLEQRESGITEQVCEQQVGAVLEKVGIAAFEKIVIAYEPVWAIGTGKTATPEQAQDVHAFIRAYLAKSDQAVADKTRILYGGSVKAASAGALFGQPDIDGGLVGGASLIADEFVAICNATQG
- the secG gene encoding preprotein translocase subunit SecG — encoded protein: MLYENLVLLVHVLLAIGVIGFVLIQRGKGAEAGASFGGGASQTVFGSGGSGNFLTRMTAILVAGFFVTSLALAYVAKQKADALSDINIPATELPIESDTVTTEQPASALPAE
- the rimP gene encoding ribosome maturation factor RimP, which produces MAKVDELTTLIEPVVSGMGFELWGIEYLRNGKFSTLRIYIDHENGIDVDHCAEVSRQVSAVMDVEDPITNNYTLEVSSPGMDRPLFKLEQYQHSINEWVEIKLRHAFEGRKNFKGVITGVEGDEVVVQVDNEEFLLPIESIERGRIIPNFS